From the genome of Pukyongia salina, one region includes:
- a CDS encoding GNAT family N-acetyltransferase codes for MQQVHYRSFYMIVTETRRLQIRHYTLEDAPFVLELLNSPEWVSNIGDRGIKTLSDAEDYIAEKYLPQYSERGYGAYISEIKESGEIVGTCGLYKRPDLDHPDIGFALLPKYSKKGYAFEAAQAVMEYARSFLKIDPIYGITLPTNRNSIRLLEKLGLRQVDRIRLEDDTEELLLFSTAQN; via the coding sequence TTGCAACAGGTCCATTACAGATCTTTCTACATGATCGTTACAGAAACCAGGCGTTTACAGATTCGACACTATACATTAGAAGATGCACCTTTTGTGCTCGAATTACTCAATTCACCCGAATGGGTCTCTAATATTGGTGACCGGGGGATTAAAACTCTTTCAGATGCCGAGGATTACATAGCCGAGAAATATTTACCTCAGTATTCAGAGCGTGGCTACGGAGCTTATATTTCGGAAATAAAAGAAAGTGGAGAGATCGTTGGCACCTGCGGACTTTACAAGCGTCCGGACCTCGATCATCCGGACATAGGGTTTGCATTACTTCCGAAGTACAGTAAAAAAGGCTACGCCTTTGAAGCCGCCCAGGCCGTGATGGAATATGCCAGATCATTCTTGAAAATCGACCCGATTTACGGCATTACCCTTCCAACGAACAGAAACTCCATACGGCTGTTGGAAAAACTCGGACTCCGCCAGGTAGACCGCATTAGGTTAGAAGATGATACGGAAGAACTATTGTTATTCTCCACTGCTCAAAACTAG
- a CDS encoding sensor histidine kinase → MLKHHHSIYCLLISVILSIQLSYGQLYEVTRYADDNGLPSRIVHDVDQDSEGYLWVAGNNGLYKFDGQNFHAYYAVLNDTTGLRNNKINTLIADSNDRIWIGTPKGLHLMEQGEIRYVPLETNSTDSQEHITAIFEDSDKNIWVGTYEGFYRISHESGIIDNFAEHLLWNEKKSTVWGFSQDTAGNIWIARATYPPLLLPKGKSTFKELDLTIADEDLPEDLTIFHYLEYETGHFLVGSPHGLLKGTYDLDNSFIISKYRTPDNKPLPRYHINKTVIDVDGAIWIATWRNYYKKFLIRDGYLEEQEVIGMKDFNQMSGFARSVFQDKQQNLWMPNSNGLFKFSKSTGNATIFPPPHKPNCIENISVYSIIEDKLDRLWINTPTHLYRIDKEDILNNRCPKEYLSFENPHFQLSRDMFIDSRDRLWISGQGGISVTQLDDEHEPGDFVHYTPKDGLPHLWSFEILEENPDTFWVTNYHGLLKLTLKDADIRKPQFINYQANAESPTTLINSYTLQLEKDKGGSLWIGTFSGLSKLISERAEGSFSNHTTSFGRSDQLSNNSIKKIFRDSRDRLWIGTQTGLNLYIEESNSFIQFGRPEGLPSEYILGIAEDSENQLWITTTNGVFKGIYNDSMKAFVHIEYFTGKDGLADNISNRNAIYIDEDDHVFIGSSKGISVLNNAQSQMDLRKYNLGITTLESIRKKESGFVSVLKKMKNNKIELSARENSIRLHYAVLDFTNPEFNQYRHKFLPLNEDWIETGNSSQLTYYNLSPGSYELILDGHNNQGMWAGDPLKISIVIAPPFWKSNLAFALYVLLALGIIRMLYVMRIRKKMHELEQETRLEKALILEREQLRNENAADFHDELGSKVTKISMFLTLAERSLKEEKDPTNWLGKMRENIKDLSGSFRDLLWVIDPKKDSLGDAFLRLKDFGDDLFGTSETRFSTVGFSETLSAIKLDPQTKKQVVLIFKEAMHNCAKHANATLVELNISHKDDHSSLFLQDNGKGFNAHEQGKGRGLNNMHQRAEKIGGKLKIVSDKSGTTIKLENIPHLRDVNTV, encoded by the coding sequence ATGCTGAAACATCACCACAGCATATATTGCCTTTTAATCTCGGTTATATTGTCCATACAGTTAAGTTACGGGCAACTATATGAGGTAACACGTTATGCCGATGACAATGGCCTGCCATCGCGTATTGTTCACGATGTTGACCAGGATAGCGAAGGTTATTTGTGGGTTGCCGGGAACAATGGGTTATACAAGTTCGATGGGCAAAATTTCCATGCCTATTATGCCGTGCTAAATGATACTACGGGTCTTCGGAATAACAAGATCAATACACTTATTGCCGACAGCAATGATCGAATTTGGATTGGTACTCCCAAAGGACTGCACCTAATGGAGCAGGGCGAGATACGCTACGTACCCCTGGAAACTAATAGTACCGATTCTCAAGAACATATTACCGCCATTTTTGAGGATTCCGATAAGAATATATGGGTAGGCACCTATGAAGGATTTTACAGAATTTCACATGAAAGTGGTATCATTGATAACTTTGCAGAACATCTTTTATGGAATGAAAAGAAGAGTACGGTTTGGGGATTCTCCCAGGATACAGCCGGGAATATCTGGATCGCCCGTGCAACCTATCCTCCTTTACTACTTCCAAAAGGAAAATCGACCTTCAAAGAACTCGATCTAACGATAGCAGATGAGGATCTGCCGGAGGATCTCACAATATTTCACTATCTCGAATACGAAACCGGGCACTTCCTGGTTGGGAGTCCTCATGGATTGCTAAAAGGCACCTACGACCTTGATAATAGTTTTATTATTAGTAAATATCGAACCCCGGATAACAAGCCCCTGCCAAGGTATCATATTAACAAAACGGTAATAGATGTTGATGGGGCAATATGGATAGCTACCTGGCGTAATTATTATAAAAAATTTCTCATAAGGGACGGATATCTTGAGGAGCAGGAAGTGATCGGGATGAAAGACTTTAACCAGATGTCGGGCTTTGCACGAAGCGTTTTCCAGGATAAGCAGCAAAATCTCTGGATGCCGAATTCGAACGGATTGTTCAAGTTTAGCAAAAGCACTGGAAATGCCACGATCTTTCCACCACCGCATAAACCTAATTGTATTGAAAATATTAGCGTTTATAGTATAATTGAAGATAAGTTAGACCGACTATGGATCAACACACCCACTCATCTTTACAGGATCGACAAGGAAGACATTTTAAACAACAGATGCCCCAAGGAGTATCTAAGTTTTGAGAATCCACATTTTCAACTTTCAAGAGATATGTTTATCGATAGTCGTGACCGATTATGGATAAGTGGCCAGGGAGGGATAAGTGTTACCCAGCTTGATGACGAGCATGAACCGGGTGACTTTGTACATTATACGCCTAAAGATGGATTACCACACCTATGGTCCTTCGAAATTCTGGAAGAAAACCCTGATACATTCTGGGTCACGAATTATCACGGACTTTTAAAACTTACCCTAAAGGACGCTGATATTAGAAAACCGCAGTTCATTAACTACCAGGCTAATGCAGAAAGCCCCACCACATTGATAAATTCGTATACGTTACAGCTTGAAAAAGATAAGGGAGGATCGCTTTGGATAGGTACCTTTTCGGGCTTGAGTAAACTAATTTCGGAAAGGGCAGAGGGAAGCTTTTCAAATCACACTACATCTTTCGGTAGATCCGATCAGCTAAGTAACAATTCGATCAAAAAGATTTTCAGGGATAGCAGGGACAGACTATGGATAGGAACTCAAACCGGCCTGAACTTGTATATCGAAGAATCGAATTCGTTTATTCAATTTGGCCGCCCAGAAGGATTGCCTTCAGAATATATACTTGGAATAGCCGAGGATAGCGAAAACCAACTATGGATCACCACCACGAACGGGGTATTTAAAGGTATCTACAATGACTCTATGAAGGCTTTCGTTCATATTGAATATTTTACGGGAAAAGATGGGCTTGCAGATAATATATCCAATCGTAATGCTATTTACATAGATGAAGACGATCATGTATTTATTGGCAGTAGCAAGGGAATTAGTGTATTGAATAATGCACAATCTCAGATGGATCTTCGGAAGTATAATTTGGGTATAACAACCTTGGAAAGTATTCGTAAAAAAGAATCGGGCTTTGTGTCTGTGCTGAAGAAAATGAAGAACAACAAGATAGAGCTTTCAGCAAGGGAAAATTCGATCAGACTTCATTATGCTGTTCTGGATTTTACTAATCCCGAATTTAATCAATACAGGCATAAATTTTTACCTCTGAACGAAGACTGGATAGAAACGGGCAATTCCTCTCAACTTACCTATTACAATCTCTCTCCGGGGTCTTACGAACTTATTCTCGACGGGCACAATAACCAGGGTATGTGGGCTGGTGACCCTCTAAAGATCTCGATCGTGATCGCCCCTCCTTTCTGGAAGTCCAATCTAGCATTTGCCCTTTATGTACTGCTTGCATTGGGGATAATTAGAATGCTTTATGTTATGCGAATTAGAAAGAAGATGCATGAATTAGAACAGGAAACCCGTCTTGAAAAAGCACTGATTCTGGAACGCGAACAGTTGCGGAATGAGAATGCAGCCGATTTCCACGATGAGCTTGGCTCGAAGGTCACAAAGATCTCCATGTTCCTTACGTTGGCAGAGCGTTCTTTAAAAGAGGAGAAAGACCCAACAAACTGGCTTGGTAAAATGAGGGAGAATATTAAGGATCTTTCAGGGAGTTTCAGGGATTTATTATGGGTGATCGATCCAAAGAAAGATAGTTTAGGCGATGCATTTCTGCGATTGAAAGATTTTGGGGATGATCTTTTTGGTACTTCCGAAACCAGATTTAGTACTGTTGGTTTTTCGGAAACACTAAGTGCGATCAAGCTAGATCCACAAACTAAGAAACAGGTGGTGTTGATCTTTAAAGAAGCTATGCATAACTGTGCAAAACATGCCAATGCTACGCTGGTGGAACTAAATATTTCTCATAAAGATGACCATTCATCACTGTTTTTACAGGATAACGGTAAGGGGTTTAATGCGCATGAACAGGGAAAAGGCCGGGGCCTTAACAATATGCATCAAAGGGCCGAAAAAATAGGAGGGAAGCTTAAGATAGTTTCAGATAAAAGTGGTACGACGATTAAATTGGAAAACATACCCCATCTGAGGGATGTAAATACAGTTTAA
- the glyA gene encoding serine hydroxymethyltransferase, which translates to MSRDEQIFELIEAEKQRQLNGLELIASENFVSDQVMEAAGSVLTNKYAEGYPGKRYYGGCEVVDEVESIAIERAKTLFGAEYANVQPHSGSQANTAVFAACLKPGDKFLGFDLSHGGHLTHGSPVNFSGKLYNPVFYGVDEATGMLNYDKIEEIAIAEKPKMIIAGASAYSREIDYKRFREIADKVGAILMADIAHPAGLIAKGIISDPIPHCHVVTTTTHKTLRGPRGGLILMGKDFENPFGITLKSGKPRMMSSLLDSGIFPGNQGGPLEHIIAAKAIAFGEALTDDFLHYMVQVKKNAAVMAQAFVDKGYKIISGGTDNHMMLIDLRNKNITGKDAEEALGKADITVNKNMVPFDDKSPFVTSGIRIGTAAVTTRGLKEDDMQQIVDLIDEAIINYENEEKLESIAGRVNQMMAGKPLFQA; encoded by the coding sequence ATATCCAGAGACGAACAGATATTCGAACTAATAGAGGCTGAAAAACAGAGACAATTGAATGGCCTGGAGCTTATTGCTTCCGAAAATTTTGTGAGTGATCAGGTGATGGAAGCTGCGGGTTCTGTCCTAACCAATAAGTACGCCGAAGGTTACCCCGGTAAGCGATATTATGGGGGTTGCGAAGTGGTAGATGAGGTAGAAAGCATCGCGATCGAAAGAGCCAAAACGCTGTTCGGCGCCGAATATGCCAACGTTCAACCTCACAGTGGATCGCAGGCTAATACTGCTGTTTTTGCTGCTTGCCTGAAGCCGGGTGATAAATTCCTGGGATTCGATCTTTCGCACGGAGGCCATTTAACTCACGGTTCTCCTGTTAATTTCTCCGGTAAATTATATAATCCGGTCTTTTATGGCGTGGATGAAGCCACCGGAATGCTGAACTACGACAAAATTGAAGAGATTGCGATCGCCGAGAAGCCTAAGATGATCATCGCGGGTGCTTCGGCTTACTCAAGGGAGATAGATTACAAACGATTCAGAGAGATAGCCGATAAAGTAGGCGCCATCCTTATGGCCGATATTGCCCATCCGGCAGGATTGATCGCCAAGGGTATCATTTCAGACCCAATTCCGCACTGTCATGTGGTAACCACCACTACGCACAAAACATTACGCGGACCCCGTGGCGGATTAATACTTATGGGGAAGGATTTTGAGAATCCCTTCGGAATTACATTAAAGAGTGGTAAGCCTCGCATGATGTCGTCATTATTAGATAGTGGTATCTTTCCCGGTAACCAGGGCGGGCCATTGGAACATATTATTGCGGCCAAGGCTATAGCATTCGGAGAAGCGTTAACAGACGACTTCCTTCATTATATGGTACAGGTTAAAAAGAATGCTGCTGTTATGGCACAGGCCTTTGTAGATAAAGGTTATAAGATCATATCGGGAGGGACAGACAACCACATGATGCTCATCGACCTTCGGAACAAGAATATCACAGGGAAAGATGCCGAGGAAGCTCTAGGGAAAGCCGATATCACCGTGAACAAGAACATGGTTCCTTTCGACGATAAATCGCCCTTTGTTACCAGCGGGATCCGCATTGGTACTGCGGCTGTCACTACACGTGGTCTTAAGGAAGACGATATGCAGCAGATCGTAGACCTGATCGATGAGGCTATTATTAATTACGAGAACGAGGAAAAACTCGAATCCATCGCAGGAAGGGTGAATCAAATGATGGCTGGTAAGCCTTTGTTTCAGGCGTGA
- a CDS encoding OmpA family protein, which translates to MKTTKLIKNIAMFCLLLTFSSGFGQDVGGIISKKAKNRANKQINKTVDDGLDAIEGKDKKKTSPKEDKNTNTNSDVVEVSTNSMGSTVPLDNFIDPGTAIFVDDFNTERPTEFPSKWVQVKGALQNNQVITNGKKDGVVETISGYSTIKPNISNENYLGSEFKVEMKAYFHNKGNEQYVIKLKNSEDPYANHDVRIGNGVMWNGADNISRLPSGIWKEGWHTIQLSFNKGYMKGYLDGYMLVNDPDITTNEDHVRKMFTNLELYIISPSVNKNPSKPEMVTYFAIGGKGHDLYTRLKTDGRLVMNNINFEVNSYNLTSDSFTVLDQIAAMMAQNVEVRLNIHGHTDSDGSDTSNQTLSENRALSVMKYLTGKGVDPGRLSSAGYGESNPIAEGNSPEAKAKNRRVEFVLMEQK; encoded by the coding sequence ATGAAAACAACTAAACTTATTAAAAACATCGCAATGTTCTGTTTGCTACTTACATTTAGTAGTGGTTTTGGACAGGATGTAGGAGGTATTATCTCCAAGAAAGCGAAAAACAGAGCCAATAAGCAGATCAACAAAACTGTGGACGATGGCCTCGATGCCATAGAAGGTAAGGACAAGAAAAAGACCAGTCCGAAAGAAGATAAGAATACCAATACGAACTCCGATGTAGTGGAAGTTTCCACAAATTCAATGGGTTCAACGGTACCGCTTGATAATTTCATCGACCCGGGAACGGCAATCTTCGTGGACGACTTTAATACAGAACGCCCTACAGAATTCCCATCGAAATGGGTGCAGGTAAAGGGGGCGCTTCAGAATAACCAAGTAATAACCAATGGAAAAAAGGACGGAGTGGTTGAGACGATCTCCGGATACAGTACCATTAAACCTAATATCAGTAATGAAAACTACCTGGGTTCAGAGTTTAAGGTTGAAATGAAAGCTTACTTTCATAATAAAGGTAACGAGCAATATGTAATCAAGCTTAAGAATTCGGAAGATCCCTATGCCAACCACGATGTTAGAATAGGGAATGGTGTGATGTGGAATGGTGCCGACAATATCTCCAGATTACCGTCCGGGATATGGAAAGAAGGATGGCATACAATTCAATTATCCTTCAATAAAGGCTATATGAAGGGTTACCTCGACGGGTATATGCTGGTAAACGATCCGGACATTACGACTAACGAGGATCATGTTCGAAAAATGTTCACTAACCTGGAGTTGTATATAATATCGCCTTCGGTAAACAAGAACCCTTCAAAACCCGAAATGGTTACTTATTTCGCCATAGGAGGTAAGGGACACGATTTATATACCAGATTGAAGACAGACGGCAGACTAGTAATGAATAACATAAATTTTGAAGTAAACTCTTATAACCTTACTTCTGATTCGTTTACAGTACTTGATCAGATCGCGGCTATGATGGCTCAAAATGTTGAGGTTCGATTGAATATACATGGACACACAGATTCTGATGGATCCGATACGTCCAATCAGACCTTATCCGAGAATCGCGCATTGTCTGTAATGAAATATCTCACCGGGAAGGGAGTTGATCCAGGACGATTGTCCAGTGCTGGTTATGGGGAATCCAATCCGATTGCAGAAGGAAATTCACCGGAGGCAAAAGCTAAGAACAGACGAGTAGAATTTGTACTTATGGAACAAAAATGA
- the fahA gene encoding fumarylacetoacetase produces MPLSANNPDRRSWLDVPENSDFPIQNIPFGVFLTRDDIITIGTRIGDTAIDLGALHQLGYFQGIELTDDIFLQDSLNDFIADGRKTWRLVRNRISEIFMKDNPVLRDHEEHKTRVLFTMDEIEMQLPVDVGDYTDFYASKEHATNVGSLFRDPENALMPNWLHIPIGYHGRSSSIIPSGTSVRRPVGQTKPGDDGVPGFGPTKLLDFELEMAFITTASNDLGKRIPIDEAEDYIFGLVLFNDWSARDIQAWEYVPLGPFLGKNFASTISPWIVTLDALEPFRVAGPAQDPKPLPYLQQQGKKNFDIKLQAIIKPEGKQETVVCNSNFKYMYWSMAQQLAHHTVNGCNVRSGDMMGSGTISGPTKDSYGSMLELSWRGQNPVPLADGSSRKFIQDGDTVILRGYSQNDKIRIGFGDCSGKVLPARKL; encoded by the coding sequence ATGCCCTTATCCGCAAATAATCCCGATCGACGCAGCTGGCTCGATGTCCCTGAAAACAGCGATTTTCCTATTCAGAATATACCTTTTGGCGTGTTCCTAACCCGTGATGATATCATTACCATAGGCACCCGTATTGGTGATACAGCGATCGACCTGGGAGCCTTGCATCAGTTGGGTTATTTTCAGGGAATAGAGCTAACCGATGATATATTCCTTCAGGATAGCTTGAACGATTTTATTGCCGATGGCCGAAAGACCTGGCGTCTTGTTCGGAACCGTATCTCGGAGATCTTCATGAAAGACAATCCCGTATTGCGTGACCATGAGGAGCACAAGACACGTGTATTGTTCACTATGGATGAGATTGAAATGCAATTACCGGTAGATGTAGGTGATTATACAGATTTTTACGCCAGCAAGGAACATGCAACCAACGTGGGATCGCTATTCAGAGATCCGGAGAATGCCTTAATGCCAAATTGGCTTCATATCCCTATTGGATATCACGGCAGAAGCTCATCTATCATTCCTTCAGGAACATCGGTACGCAGGCCGGTGGGACAAACCAAGCCCGGCGATGACGGAGTACCCGGATTTGGACCTACTAAATTACTCGATTTCGAGTTGGAAATGGCCTTTATCACAACTGCTTCCAATGATCTTGGGAAACGGATCCCTATCGATGAGGCCGAGGATTATATTTTCGGGTTGGTCCTCTTTAACGATTGGAGCGCTCGCGACATACAGGCCTGGGAGTATGTACCCCTTGGGCCTTTCCTTGGGAAGAATTTTGCGTCTACCATTTCACCATGGATTGTAACTCTGGATGCCCTCGAACCCTTCCGGGTTGCGGGGCCAGCGCAAGACCCAAAACCTTTGCCTTACTTGCAGCAGCAAGGGAAGAAGAACTTCGATATAAAACTTCAAGCCATTATAAAACCCGAAGGGAAACAAGAAACCGTTGTATGCAACTCCAACTTTAAGTATATGTACTGGTCGATGGCCCAGCAGCTGGCTCATCACACCGTAAATGGCTGTAATGTTCGCAGTGGAGACATGATGGGAAGTGGAACTATTTCCGGGCCTACCAAAGACAGTTATGGATCCATGCTGGAACTTAGCTGGCGGGGACAGAATCCGGTACCCTTGGCCGACGGAAGCAGCAGGAAATTCATCCAGGACGGGGATACTGTAATACTTCGAGGCTATAGCCAAAACGACAAGATCCGCATCGGGTTTGGAGATTGTAGCGGTAAAGTACTGCCTGCCAGAAAGTTATAA
- a CDS encoding response regulator transcription factor → MLTDTIHIAIVEDDNEIRQTLQLILDGSAGFACKYAFADAESAIASIPDLPVDVVLMDIDLPGKSGIEATRELRKRIGEIDFIMLTVQSDDDSIFESLCAGASGYLLKDTNPADLLVHIKEVHEGGSPMSSQIARRIINSFRIIDNPLSDRETEVLKLLSQGLNYKDVAETMFLSPHTVKTHIKNIYSKLHVNNRAEAIYKAIKQKLI, encoded by the coding sequence ATGTTGACAGATACCATACATATAGCAATTGTTGAGGATGATAATGAGATAAGACAGACCCTACAACTAATTCTGGATGGTTCGGCTGGTTTCGCCTGTAAATATGCTTTTGCAGATGCCGAGTCGGCCATAGCATCTATTCCAGATTTGCCTGTTGACGTGGTACTGATGGATATCGATCTGCCAGGAAAAAGCGGTATTGAGGCGACGCGTGAATTACGAAAGCGGATTGGTGAGATAGACTTTATAATGTTAACGGTCCAGAGTGATGACGACTCTATATTCGAATCCTTGTGCGCCGGGGCATCGGGTTATTTACTGAAAGATACCAACCCCGCAGACCTGCTTGTACATATAAAAGAGGTGCATGAAGGAGGATCCCCAATGAGTAGCCAGATCGCCAGGCGAATCATCAATTCCTTCCGTATTATCGATAATCCGCTCTCCGATCGTGAAACAGAAGTCCTTAAACTTCTTAGCCAGGGACTCAATTATAAGGATGTTGCAGAGACTATGTTTTTAAGTCCGCATACGGTGAAAACCCACATCAAGAATATCTACTCCAAACTGCATGTGAACAATCGAGCAGAGGCGATTTACAAAGCGATCAAGCAAAAACTCATTTAG
- a CDS encoding DUF692 domain-containing protein, giving the protein MKGSINNVKALECLPQTGVGIIYSPAIANIDLPKGLIDTLEVEPQTLCIRNADDSLQIPVNVFEQIQALPYNKLVHSIGAPVGGSLTPKRDQLDLIKYSANLFNSPWVTEHLSFNATTQFNTGFFLPPLQTERGLELAINNVTILQKEIERPIAVETGVNYLKPNTKEMNDGAYVSALAKATNCGILLDIHNLFANQLNGRQSIVDFLKEIPLEQVVEMHIAGGTELNGLWMDSHSGPIDKRLLSLTREILPDLPNLKAITYEIFDSYIPVVGDPVIISEMETVRDLWESRKIRYKAINNEQLPKAVYNVQKLNQEYQPAEWESLLGNEVIGRSSASEGTVQEERFEVYQKLIKEFRASMVARIFKLTTRYMMLVLGAEVFSAILNHFWESYPPEQLSYKEAKNFAKYLQKKEYKLPWLDRLLRYELAVLDTLMDETTRVVEFDADPTPMFNALSQGKLPETMGALGEYEVEITPETSNTDWLVLDHA; this is encoded by the coding sequence ATGAAAGGATCTATCAACAACGTGAAGGCGTTAGAATGTCTACCCCAAACAGGGGTAGGCATTATCTATTCGCCAGCTATTGCCAATATTGATCTTCCAAAAGGCCTGATAGACACCCTGGAGGTGGAACCACAAACCCTGTGCATTAGAAATGCCGACGACAGTTTGCAGATCCCTGTCAATGTCTTCGAACAAATCCAGGCTTTGCCATACAATAAACTGGTTCATAGTATAGGTGCCCCGGTTGGTGGGAGCCTTACACCCAAACGCGACCAACTTGACCTGATAAAATATTCGGCTAACTTATTTAACAGCCCCTGGGTGACCGAGCATCTTAGCTTTAACGCTACAACGCAATTCAATACCGGATTCTTCTTGCCACCGCTCCAAACCGAAAGAGGATTGGAACTGGCCATAAACAATGTGACCATTCTGCAAAAAGAGATAGAGCGCCCTATCGCAGTAGAAACAGGAGTGAATTATTTAAAACCAAATACTAAAGAGATGAACGACGGTGCTTATGTTTCGGCTCTCGCCAAAGCCACTAACTGCGGTATCCTTCTAGACATACATAACCTCTTCGCTAACCAGTTAAACGGCCGGCAAAGCATCGTCGATTTTCTTAAAGAGATACCTCTGGAACAGGTTGTGGAAATGCATATCGCCGGGGGAACCGAGTTAAACGGACTCTGGATGGACTCTCACTCCGGGCCCATCGATAAACGATTATTATCACTTACACGAGAGATCCTGCCGGATCTTCCAAATTTAAAAGCTATTACCTATGAAATTTTCGATTCATACATCCCGGTCGTGGGTGACCCCGTTATTATTTCTGAAATGGAGACGGTTCGCGATCTCTGGGAAAGCAGAAAAATACGCTACAAGGCTATTAATAATGAACAGCTCCCGAAAGCTGTTTACAACGTTCAAAAACTAAACCAGGAGTACCAACCAGCAGAATGGGAAAGTTTGCTAGGCAATGAAGTGATAGGCCGAAGTTCTGCTTCGGAAGGCACTGTTCAGGAAGAGCGATTCGAGGTATATCAAAAACTAATTAAAGAATTCAGGGCGTCCATGGTGGCGCGAATCTTTAAGCTAACCACGCGCTACATGATGCTGGTTTTGGGTGCGGAGGTATTCTCGGCCATTCTCAATCATTTCTGGGAAAGCTATCCACCAGAGCAACTAAGCTATAAGGAAGCGAAGAATTTCGCCAAATATCTTCAGAAAAAAGAATATAAATTACCCTGGCTTGACCGTCTCCTGCGTTACGAGCTTGCTGTTTTGGACACCCTGATGGACGAAACCACACGTGTAGTTGAATTTGATGCCGACCCCACCCCTATGTTCAATGCTCTTTCACAGGGCAAATTGCCGGAAACAATGGGTGCCCTGGGTGAATACGAAGTTGAGATCACCCCGGAAACGTCGAACACAGATTGGTTGGTGCTAGATCACGCCTGA